From a region of the Mercurialis annua linkage group LG1-X, ddMerAnnu1.2, whole genome shotgun sequence genome:
- the LOC130015019 gene encoding uncharacterized protein LOC130015019, whose product MLRCAHHLKTLDFYEGISLLSDFSENDDLMNPVPHCLLNEVKSIKIKEFSVHMKALYAVMYLLKTALVLDKMTIICYKNSEKLQKKVTELLNQFSNGSEICEVIVYSAEH is encoded by the exons atgcTGCGATGCGCTCATCATCTCAAAACCCTTGATTTCTACGAG GGGATAAGTCTTCTCTCAGATTTCTCGGAAAATGACGATCTAATGAACCCAGTGCCTCATTGTCTATTGAATGAGGTCAAGAGCATTAAGATTAAAGAATTTTCTGTACATATGAAAGCGTTGTATGCAGTGATGTATTTGTTGAAGACTGCATTAGTGTTGGACAAGATGACGATCATTTGCTATAAGAATTCAGAGAAGCTGCAAAAGAAGGTGACTGAACTGTTAAATCAATTTTCAAACGGGTCAGAAATTTGTGAGGTAATTGTTTATTCAGCAGAACACTAA
- the LOC130015020 gene encoding putative F-box protein At3g58860, giving the protein MSELSRYKRQRENNEARDEEDASMKILNNLPDVVLVDIISRLEMKEAIRTSVVSKRWEYLWASKYDLAFNDEDCKHVRYFRSIVDRALMLRDSSSINEFCLSCEVECHDDSRIKTWICDAVKKNVCVANFTLDGVFVLPSCLLTCATLTSLSLSLLSDFSIPTPIGLPALKCLIFNSVEFSADNSIQKLLSSCPVLEKLCFGGCIWTNLSSLSISVPVLKSLEIFDSKLIPSFSDCDGCQFAIFATSHFESFIYYEGLENECIIFNSPSIVDACIHVNYNDGRRREVADKAYKLLNGLANVEKLVFVNDVVKALSAAEAEQLLPHFPMFQRLAHLQLKIPSVNLDCKPLLKLLCHDPFS; this is encoded by the exons ATGAGTGAGTTAAGTAGATATAAAAGGCAGAGGGAGAATAATGAAGCTCGAGATGAAGAAGATGCAAGCATGAAGATTTTGAACAATTTACCTGATGTTGTTCTTGTTGATATTATATCCCGGCTCGAAATGAAAGAAGCCATAAGAACTAGTGTTGTGTCGAAAAGATGGGAATATCTTTGGGCATCCAAATATGATCTTGCGTTTAATGATGAGGATTGCAAGCATGTGAGATATTTCAGGAGTATTGTGGATAGAGCACTTATGCTTCGTGATTCCTCCAGCATAAATGAATTCTGTCTCTCTTGTGAAGTCGAGTGTCATGATGATTCCCGTATTAAAACATGGATATGTGATGCCGTAAAGAAGAATGTTTGTGTGGCCAACTTTACACTTGATGGTGTTTTTGTGTTGCCTTCTTGCTTGCTCACCTGTGCAACATTGACATCATTATCTTTAAGTTTGCTCTCGGATTTCAGCATTCCTACGCCAATTGGTTTGCCAGCTCTGAAGTGTTTGATATTTAATTCTGTTGAATTTTCAGCTGATAATTCCATACAGAAGCTATTGTCCAGTTGTCCGGTCCTGGAGAAGCTATGTTTTGGGGGATGCATTTGGACAAATCTCTCTTCATTGAGCATCTCTGTCCCCGTGCTCAAGAGCTTGGAAATTTTTGATTCGAAATTAATTCCAAGCTTTTCAGATTGTGATGGTTGTCAATTTGCAATTTTTGCAACTAGTCACTTTGAGTCCTTCATTTATTATGAGGGTCTCGAAAATGAGTGCATCATTTTTAACTCACCCTCAATAGTAGATGCGTGCATACATGTTAATTACAATGATGGAAGACGAAGAGAAGTTGCCGATAAAGCATATAAACTCCTGAACGGACTTGCTAATGTTGAGAAACTAGTTTTTGTAAATGATGTCGTTAAG GCTCTCTCTGCTGCAGAAGCAGAACAACTCCTTCCCCATTTCCCTATGTTCCAGCGTCTAGCTCATTTGCAGTTGAAAATTCCATCAGTGAATTTAGACTGTAAACCTCTATTGAAGCTgctgtgtcacgacccattttcatga